A window of the Mesoplasma florum L1 genome harbors these coding sequences:
- a CDS encoding glycosyl hydrolase family 18 protein — MKKLLGLLGTISLTVPTTILAVSCSTNTKKINIAIVIEKKSLGIINKPTEYEIRQAVLLNNPKLVTSDFEITNISTSESSGKATLIGQDKYNGEITVSFYIVPALEDNIINTDLGTISNKSESTIRNAILSKNPDININGFEITEIDSTSALIIGNDFIYNGSLTVVFTLQTIKPNLSSVITKKDLGILSDNNVLTIQQAVIKLNPKLTTKDINITSITQTSARVNSSASGRYTGSVNVTFTIQVVKQNLSSVLINTNLGNLQDNNASTIQASILAKNSNLLASDISIDYITQTSARVNSSASGRYTGSVNVTFTIQVVKQNLSSVLINTNLGNLQDNNASTIQASILAKNSNLLASDISIDYITQTSARVNSSASGRYTGSVYVSFTIQVVKQNLSSVLVNTNLGSLQDNNASTIQASILAKNSNLLASDISIDYITQTSARVNSSASGRYTGSVNVTFTINGTKPEKTNLTNVITNKNITTVLPNADPDLILNALVKDNSKLNSNYVRIYDAGFNSSSGWGWARVTSTNENVYINPKEGYLDLTFEVDENLLAIDLASVITNTNLGTLNKLDEITIKSQLSKLNSNLEVNYVDINNITETSAIVTSNSPSKYKGSVNITFKLDTSKAVPLSSVLKQTNLGTLSSTDENTIKQVIKSKNPNIDINAIGIDSQSITISNALVKSTDPTKYSGSVKIEYIIDTSNAVDLSTLIKERNLKGISDNLDSGIIRNILKFNPNTTIQEKDLKVINKTNEVATIQSNNLAKYKGSVQVQYEVKTLVGYHYDWGGNFENKIALNDKDLLTSSYNVINLSFLYSTVEYQMPTYSPNNPAAIKEGVKALQSQGKRVLISMGGATAEHMKFRNDQKDQLKTAIKSVINEYGFDGLDIDWESESLKSSESKNVTAEALKELKDEYKSEGKDFIITMAPEFPYLRKIKEADGNYKEFLDGLDGYYDWINPQFYNGWGDGVLVETSEDAKKTGVQQNTYITNDNVDKRGEFYYLMSKYITSKPNNQNGFYQIPADKFIIGASTNEPAGRGAGSKEAFNKAYNLLNSDGIKIRGLMTWSILFDAFEGMIPDTYGGTEPKIMWYRWSYSKWFDESFGKLQDNV; from the coding sequence TTGAAAAAATTATTAGGTTTATTAGGCACGATATCATTGACAGTTCCAACAACAATTTTAGCTGTATCATGTAGCACTAATACTAAAAAAATTAATATTGCAATAGTCATTGAAAAAAAGAGTTTAGGAATTATAAATAAACCAACAGAATATGAAATAAGACAAGCTGTTTTATTAAATAATCCAAAGTTAGTTACATCAGATTTTGAAATAACTAATATTAGTACAAGTGAAAGTTCAGGAAAAGCAACTTTAATTGGTCAAGATAAATATAATGGTGAAATTACAGTTTCTTTTTACATTGTTCCAGCTTTAGAAGACAATATCATAAATACTGATCTGGGTACAATAAGTAATAAATCAGAAAGTACGATTAGAAATGCAATCTTATCAAAAAATCCAGATATTAACATTAATGGTTTTGAAATCACAGAAATAGATTCAACATCAGCATTAATAATAGGTAATGATTTTATATATAATGGTTCACTCACAGTTGTTTTTACATTACAAACAATAAAACCAAATTTAAGTAGTGTAATTACTAAAAAAGATTTAGGTATTTTATCTGATAACAACGTGCTAACAATTCAACAAGCAGTCATTAAATTAAATCCTAAATTAACAACAAAAGATATTAATATCACTTCTATAACTCAAACATCAGCAAGAGTTAATTCATCAGCTTCTGGAAGATATACAGGTTCTGTAAATGTAACATTTACTATTCAAGTTGTTAAACAAAATTTAAGTTCAGTTTTAATTAATACTAATTTAGGTAATCTACAAGATAATAATGCTTCAACAATTCAAGCAAGTATTTTAGCAAAAAACTCAAATTTATTAGCTTCTGATATTTCAATTGATTATATAACTCAAACATCAGCAAGAGTTAATTCATCAGCTTCTGGAAGATATACAGGTTCTGTAAATGTAACATTTACTATTCAAGTTGTTAAACAAAATTTAAGTTCAGTTTTAATTAATACTAATTTAGGTAATCTACAAGATAATAATGCTTCAACAATTCAAGCAAGTATTTTAGCAAAAAACTCAAATTTATTAGCTTCTGATATTTCAATTGATTATATAACTCAAACATCAGCAAGAGTTAATTCATCAGCTTCTGGAAGATATACAGGTTCTGTATATGTTTCATTTACTATTCAAGTTGTTAAACAAAATTTAAGTTCAGTTTTAGTTAATACTAATTTAGGTAGTTTACAAGATAATAATGCTTCAACAATTCAAGCAAGTATTTTAGCAAAAAACTCAAATTTATTAGCTTCTGATATTTCAATTGATTATATAACTCAAACATCAGCAAGAGTTAATTCATCAGCTTCTGGAAGATATACAGGTTCTGTAAATGTAACATTTACTATCAATGGAACAAAACCAGAAAAAACTAATTTAACAAATGTTATAACTAATAAAAACATTACAACTGTTTTACCAAATGCAGATCCTGATTTAATATTAAATGCTTTAGTAAAAGATAATTCTAAGTTAAATTCTAATTATGTAAGAATATATGATGCTGGTTTTAATTCTTCAAGTGGTTGAGGTTGAGCTAGAGTTACTTCAACTAATGAAAATGTTTATATCAATCCTAAAGAAGGTTATCTTGATTTAACTTTTGAAGTAGATGAAAATCTTTTAGCTATTGATTTAGCATCAGTAATTACAAATACAAATTTAGGTACTTTAAATAAATTAGATGAAATAACTATTAAAAGTCAATTATCAAAATTGAATTCTAATTTAGAAGTTAATTACGTAGATATTAACAATATAACTGAAACATCAGCAATAGTTACATCAAATAGTCCAAGCAAATATAAAGGAAGTGTAAACATAACTTTTAAACTTGATACTTCAAAAGCTGTTCCTCTTTCTTCTGTATTAAAACAAACTAATTTAGGAACATTAAGCTCAACTGATGAAAATACAATCAAACAAGTTATTAAATCAAAAAATCCAAATATAGATATTAATGCAATAGGGATTGATTCACAATCAATTACTATATCAAACGCCTTGGTTAAATCAACTGATCCAACAAAATATAGTGGTTCAGTTAAAATAGAATATATTATAGATACATCGAATGCAGTTGATTTAAGCACTTTAATAAAAGAAAGAAATTTAAAAGGTATATCTGATAATTTAGATTCAGGAATAATTAGAAACATTTTAAAATTTAACCCAAATACAACAATTCAAGAAAAAGATTTAAAAGTAATTAATAAAACAAATGAAGTAGCAACGATTCAATCTAATAATTTAGCCAAATATAAAGGTAGTGTACAAGTTCAATATGAAGTAAAAACCCTAGTTGGGTATCATTATGATTGAGGAGGAAATTTTGAAAATAAAATTGCATTAAATGATAAAGATTTATTAACTTCTTCTTATAATGTTATTAATTTATCATTTTTATATTCTACTGTAGAATATCAAATGCCAACTTATAGTCCTAATAATCCTGCCGCAATAAAAGAAGGAGTTAAAGCATTACAATCTCAAGGTAAAAGAGTACTTATATCAATGGGAGGAGCTACTGCTGAACATATGAAATTTAGAAATGATCAAAAAGATCAATTAAAAACAGCAATTAAAAGTGTAATTAACGAATATGGTTTTGATGGATTAGACATAGATTGAGAATCTGAATCTTTAAAAAGTTCAGAAAGTAAAAATGTAACAGCTGAAGCTCTTAAAGAATTAAAAGATGAGTATAAATCTGAAGGAAAAGATTTTATTATAACTATGGCCCCTGAATTTCCTTACCTTAGAAAAATCAAAGAAGCTGATGGTAACTATAAAGAATTTTTAGATGGTCTTGATGGTTATTATGACTGAATAAATCCCCAATTTTATAATGGTTGAGGGGATGGTGTTCTAGTAGAAACAAGTGAAGATGCTAAAAAAACAGGTGTTCAACAAAATACATATATTACAAATGATAATGTTGACAAGCGTGGTGAATTTTATTATTTAATGTCAAAATATATTACTTCAAAGCCTAATAATCAAAATGGTTTTTATCAAATACCAGCAGATAAATTCATTATTGGTGCTTCAACAAATGAACCAGCTGGAAGAGGAGCAGGTTCAAAAGAAGCTTTCAATAAAGCTTACAATTTATTAAATTCTGATGGAATTAAGATTAGAGGATTAATGACATGATCAATTCTTTTTGATGCATTTGAAGGTATGATACCAGATACTTATGGTGGAACAGAACCAAAAATTATGTGATATAGGTGATCATATAGTAAATGATTTGATGAAAGTTTTGGTAAATTACAAGATAATGTATAA
- a CDS encoding YneF family protein has protein sequence MVLLTTEFSAGGLAGMLIGVILGAIILGAIIGFFITRAMVKKQLKDNPPVTEKQIRAMYMSMGRKPSESDIKKTMRAMQQAKK, from the coding sequence ATGGTATTATTAACAACAGAATTTTCAGCAGGAGGATTAGCAGGAATGCTAATCGGAGTTATCTTAGGAGCAATTATCTTAGGAGCAATTATTGGTTTTTTCATTACTAGAGCAATGGTTAAAAAACAATTAAAAGACAACCCACCTGTTACAGAAAAACAAATTCGCGCAATGTACATGAGCATGGGAAGAAAACCAAGTGAATCAGATATTAAAAAAACAATGCGTGCAATGCAACAAGCTAAAAAATAA
- the tkt gene encoding transketolase, with amino-acid sequence MINKNNNNLNALRILGVSAINKANSGHPGIVLGAAPIVYTLFNKIMKHNPKNPKWFDRDRFVLSAGHGSALLYSALHLAGYNLSMDEIKNFRQWNSKTPGHPESHLTEGVDVTTGPLGQGIAMAVGLAIAESHTASVYNQSDLKLVDHHTFVLCGDGDLQEGVAQESISLAGRLKLNKLILIHDSNDIQLDDKVEKAQSENMHERFKAAQWNTLKINDGEDLVAIEKAINDAKVSDKPTYIEVKTIIGIGATKQGTSAVHGAPIGSDIETVKNVFDWKFDDFEIPTDIYKHWNENISKNLIIEKKWNETLNTLKTKNPELAKQFTDAINKEINFDFEALKGKTPEKAEATRVSSGNIWDSINSQVKFLIGGSADLVSSTRIKGADGQFDIDNRSGRNILYGVREFAMGAINNGIHQHGGLIPFSSGFFVFSDYMKPAMRLSSIMNTQQLFIFTHDSVAVGEDGPTHQPIEQLAMIRSIPNHITFRPADYAETLASYKIALQDLKKCPSTLVLTRQDLVQLPHNDVYEEVKKGAYIIFDQPNASVTLIATGSEVGLAIETAKRLKEDNIIAKVVSMPSTNLFDQQDQSYKDKIIDKSTLRVSIEMGTTYGWSKYTGDNGLNIGIDVFGASAPANTVISQYGFTSEQIFNKIKKVIK; translated from the coding sequence ATGATAAACAAAAATAACAACAATTTAAATGCTTTAAGAATTTTAGGAGTTTCTGCAATTAATAAAGCAAATTCAGGTCACCCAGGTATTGTATTAGGCGCTGCACCAATCGTTTATACTTTATTTAACAAAATTATGAAACACAATCCTAAAAATCCTAAGTGATTTGATAGAGATCGTTTTGTATTATCAGCAGGGCATGGAAGTGCTTTATTATATTCAGCATTACATTTAGCTGGTTATAATTTATCAATGGATGAAATTAAAAACTTTAGACAATGAAATAGTAAAACACCAGGTCACCCTGAATCTCACTTAACTGAAGGGGTTGATGTAACAACTGGACCTTTAGGTCAAGGAATTGCTATGGCTGTTGGATTGGCAATTGCTGAATCTCATACAGCATCAGTATATAATCAATCAGATTTAAAATTAGTTGATCACCATACATTTGTTTTATGTGGTGATGGAGATTTACAAGAAGGTGTAGCTCAAGAATCAATTAGTTTAGCTGGTAGATTAAAATTAAACAAATTAATTTTAATTCACGACTCAAATGATATTCAATTAGATGACAAAGTTGAAAAAGCTCAAAGTGAAAATATGCACGAAAGATTTAAAGCTGCTCAATGAAATACTTTAAAAATTAATGATGGTGAAGATTTAGTAGCTATTGAAAAAGCTATTAATGATGCCAAAGTATCAGATAAACCTACATATATTGAAGTTAAAACAATTATTGGTATAGGGGCCACAAAACAAGGGACTAGTGCAGTACACGGTGCCCCAATTGGTTCAGATATCGAAACAGTTAAAAACGTTTTTGATTGAAAATTTGATGATTTTGAAATACCAACTGATATTTATAAACATTGAAATGAAAATATTTCAAAAAATTTAATAATTGAAAAAAAATGAAACGAAACATTAAATACTTTAAAAACTAAAAATCCAGAATTAGCAAAACAATTTACAGATGCTATTAACAAAGAAATTAATTTTGATTTTGAAGCATTAAAAGGTAAAACTCCAGAAAAAGCAGAAGCTACTAGAGTTAGTTCAGGAAACATTTGAGATAGCATAAATTCTCAAGTTAAATTTTTAATTGGTGGTTCAGCTGATTTAGTTTCATCAACAAGAATTAAAGGTGCTGATGGTCAATTTGATATTGATAACAGAAGTGGAAGAAATATTCTTTATGGTGTTAGAGAATTTGCTATGGGAGCTATAAATAATGGTATTCATCAACATGGTGGTTTAATTCCATTCTCAAGTGGATTCTTTGTATTCTCAGATTACATGAAACCAGCAATGCGTTTATCATCAATTATGAATACACAACAATTGTTTATATTTACTCATGATTCAGTTGCTGTTGGAGAAGATGGACCAACTCATCAACCAATAGAGCAATTAGCAATGATTAGAAGTATTCCAAATCACATTACATTTAGACCAGCTGATTATGCTGAAACATTAGCATCTTATAAAATAGCTTTACAAGACTTAAAAAAATGTCCTTCTACTTTAGTTTTAACTAGACAAGACTTAGTTCAATTACCACATAATGATGTTTATGAAGAAGTTAAAAAAGGAGCATATATTATTTTTGATCAACCTAATGCTTCAGTAACTTTAATAGCAACAGGTAGTGAAGTTGGTTTAGCGATAGAAACAGCTAAAAGACTAAAAGAAGATAACATCATTGCAAAAGTAGTTTCAATGCCTTCAACAAACTTATTTGATCAACAAGATCAATCATATAAAGATAAAATTATTGATAAATCAACTTTAAGAGTTTCAATTGAAATGGGAACAACTTATGGATGAAGCAAATATACAGGTGACAATGGATTAAACATTGGAATTGATGTTTTTGGAGCAAGTGCACCAGCTAATACAGTAATTAGTCAATATGGATTTACAAGTGAGCAAATTTTTAATAAAATTAAAAAGGTTATAAAATAA
- a CDS encoding DUF896 domain-containing protein has product MSQSKEMSMPEVIQEINRLAKIKKDRELTSEESAYREELKVLYLNYFRNGFEQQLKSTKVIDAQGNDVTPSKLKNEGDKYDKQK; this is encoded by the coding sequence ATGAGTCAATCAAAAGAAATGTCAATGCCAGAAGTTATTCAAGAAATAAATCGTTTGGCAAAAATCAAAAAGGATCGTGAACTGACATCAGAAGAAAGTGCATATAGAGAAGAATTAAAAGTTCTATACTTGAATTACTTTAGAAATGGTTTTGAACAACAATTAAAAAGTACAAAAGTAATAGATGCACAAGGAAATGATGTAACACCAAGCAAACTAAAGAATGAAGGAGATAAATATGATAAACAAAAATAA
- the yqeH gene encoding ribosome biogenesis GTPase YqeH, with product MSKCIGCGILKQNKDQNKPGYVIKPENEYCLRCFKIKNYNELINQEINAEQFILKLKTLIQNDKPKDIEFFYIIDIFDLEGSRVKEIEEAIKRYPVTIVVNKIDLLPKAVKLAKIRRYITDLFAKSAIYDANIILNTSFKNNFTNSLLNKIKKTKTKKYFIGSSNVGKSSIINSLLRTNNLIPQIVESKYFNTTLDFIQIKLSSDDIIFDTPGIARSNSAANLLDKEDWKYIYFNKEVAQNTFQLKPFNSIFYAGIAWVDFEWESDEINSFHFFNNKEIKLHRTNTKNAFDYYTRNKENIVPYNLDNNFVKREFIFNEKDINKEFEISISGLGWFNFKVKNPMKVTINIPTSNVEVETTLRKPLV from the coding sequence ATGAGCAAGTGTATAGGTTGTGGAATTTTAAAACAAAATAAAGATCAAAATAAACCTGGTTATGTCATTAAACCAGAAAATGAATATTGTTTAAGATGTTTTAAAATTAAAAACTATAATGAATTAATTAATCAAGAAATAAATGCTGAGCAATTTATTTTAAAATTAAAAACTTTAATTCAAAATGATAAACCAAAAGATATAGAATTCTTTTATATAATCGATATTTTTGATTTAGAAGGAAGTAGAGTTAAAGAAATTGAAGAAGCTATTAAAAGATACCCAGTTACAATTGTAGTTAATAAAATAGATTTACTCCCTAAAGCTGTAAAACTAGCAAAAATAAGAAGATATATAACTGATCTATTTGCAAAAAGTGCTATATACGATGCAAATATTATTTTAAACACAAGTTTTAAAAATAATTTTACAAATAGTTTGTTAAATAAAATTAAGAAAACTAAAACTAAAAAATATTTCATTGGGAGCTCTAATGTTGGTAAATCTTCAATTATTAATTCACTTTTAAGAACTAATAACTTAATACCTCAAATAGTTGAATCTAAATACTTTAATACAACATTAGACTTCATTCAAATTAAATTATCAAGTGATGATATTATATTTGATACACCAGGAATCGCTAGAAGCAATTCTGCAGCTAATTTATTAGATAAAGAAGATTGAAAATATATTTACTTCAATAAAGAAGTTGCACAAAATACTTTTCAATTAAAGCCATTTAATTCAATCTTTTATGCAGGTATTGCTTGAGTTGATTTTGAATGAGAAAGTGATGAAATTAACAGTTTTCATTTCTTCAATAACAAAGAAATCAAATTACATAGAACTAATACAAAAAACGCATTTGATTATTACACAAGAAATAAAGAAAATATTGTTCCATATAATTTAGACAATAACTTTGTTAAAAGAGAGTTTATATTTAATGAAAAAGATATAAACAAAGAATTTGAAATATCTATTTCAGGGTTAGGTTGATTTAACTTTAAAGTTAAAAATCCAATGAAAGTAACAATAAATATTCCTACAAGTAATGTTGAAGTTGAAACAACATTAAGAAAACCATTAGTTTAG
- a CDS encoding chromosome segregation ATPase gives MRRVSIELINKINNYILKQKFSADATLAILTKDISNYDKQIQEHIKKYTLYLIWLDDNKKDSTNAWEKYVARVEVLEAKNNVKVVNEKQTEKLIRDLQDPFSKINQNKQKRSRLNSLSNNLWKRQEEEKPKQIAFEEVLSDEGEILITNIVSETIDNELTEETVEEITEDNTSKTFENESDDASALIDSINRTISNNFDKAEELNFDDELIDLTSTFEELKTSGLVHDGEKTISEIISATLQADKTQILLDDSTDPISFESDNEDLIFEDYDELPEDEKTLSLFDDKIDDYSTIDILGEIEYSDDEEQLNILDDSLKTEHDDTFLNTADLNGQNDDSIQTADYNELNGETLSFEEPNKEIRFNSEEDKVHFLHEKAYIKEGVNKPFKNVVSEEETELVDFTFNQDVIKTEDYEELEEETLAIFEESEDTKHDDTFLNTADLNGQNDDSIQTADYNELNGETLSFEEPNKEIRFNSEEDKVHFLHEKAYIKEGVNKPFKNVVSEEETELVDFTFDQDVIKTEDYEELEEMTTASLLGTGEDSLNSFEFDTDNRLSINNEGEFDSYDEVEKLSIKTVNNEEMNHLSESKILYGDIDENFDHEIEKELTQIEETISNLESYTEKVNSDLDELIFSEEERTLFQFEPEDLDVDDTMFENVTLSSGIDQETSTMDALKFLDDVEDKYESILTLDLDDDNEVSSTIDALKFLDDVEDKYESILNQSLKDETLEETETDSTMDALKFLDDVEGKYSDLFESMDDDELGTIDNLNWHSDDDVDQIDIIKLDHIAKVGEIIDYNNTQYVVVGMSEKTNDLGETIETVLVSENGDIDNSIELVIEIK, from the coding sequence ATGAGAAGAGTTTCAATAGAATTAATAAATAAAATAAATAATTACATCTTAAAGCAAAAATTTTCAGCTGATGCAACTTTAGCAATCTTAACTAAAGATATTTCAAATTATGATAAACAAATTCAAGAACATATTAAAAAGTACACACTGTATTTAATATGATTAGATGATAATAAAAAAGATTCAACTAATGCATGAGAAAAATATGTTGCGAGAGTTGAAGTTTTAGAAGCTAAGAATAATGTTAAAGTAGTTAATGAAAAACAAACAGAAAAATTAATTAGAGACTTACAAGATCCTTTTAGCAAAATTAATCAAAATAAACAAAAACGTAGCAGATTAAATTCTTTATCTAATAACCTATGAAAAAGACAAGAAGAAGAAAAACCAAAACAAATAGCATTTGAAGAGGTTTTATCAGATGAAGGTGAGATTTTAATTACAAATATTGTTAGTGAAACAATCGATAATGAACTTACAGAAGAAACTGTTGAAGAAATTACAGAAGATAACACATCAAAAACTTTTGAAAATGAATCTGATGATGCTTCAGCGTTAATTGATTCAATTAATAGAACAATAAGTAATAATTTTGATAAAGCAGAAGAATTAAACTTTGATGATGAATTAATAGATTTAACATCAACTTTTGAAGAACTAAAAACAAGTGGATTAGTTCATGATGGTGAAAAAACAATTAGTGAAATCATTTCAGCAACATTACAAGCAGATAAAACACAAATTTTATTAGATGACTCAACAGATCCAATTTCTTTTGAATCTGATAATGAAGATTTAATTTTTGAAGATTATGATGAATTACCTGAAGATGAAAAAACTTTATCATTATTTGATGACAAAATAGATGATTATTCAACAATAGATATTCTTGGTGAAATAGAGTATTCAGATGATGAAGAACAATTAAATATTTTAGATGATTCTTTAAAAACAGAACATGATGATACATTCTTAAATACAGCTGATTTAAACGGACAAAATGATGATTCTATTCAAACAGCTGATTACAATGAGTTAAATGGTGAAACGTTATCATTTGAAGAACCTAACAAAGAAATCAGATTTAATTCTGAAGAAGATAAAGTTCATTTCTTACATGAAAAAGCATACATTAAAGAAGGTGTTAATAAACCATTTAAAAATGTTGTTTCAGAAGAAGAAACTGAATTAGTTGATTTTACTTTTAATCAAGATGTAATTAAAACAGAAGATTATGAAGAATTAGAAGAAGAAACATTAGCTATATTTGAAGAATCAGAAGATACAAAACATGATGATACATTCTTAAATACAGCTGATTTAAACGGACAAAATGATGATTCTATTCAAACAGCTGATTACAATGAATTAAATGGTGAAACGTTATCATTTGAAGAACCTAACAAAGAAATCAGATTTAATTCTGAAGAAGATAAAGTTCATTTCTTACATGAAAAAGCATACATTAAAGAAGGTGTTAATAAACCATTTAAAAATGTTGTTTCAGAAGAAGAAACTGAATTAGTTGATTTTACTTTTGATCAAGATGTAATTAAAACAGAAGATTATGAAGAATTAGAAGAAATGACAACAGCAAGTCTTTTAGGAACTGGAGAAGATAGTTTAAATAGCTTTGAATTTGATACAGATAACAGATTATCAATAAACAATGAAGGCGAATTTGATTCTTATGATGAAGTAGAAAAATTAAGTATTAAAACTGTTAATAATGAAGAAATGAATCATTTATCTGAATCAAAAATTCTATATGGTGACATTGATGAAAATTTTGATCATGAAATTGAAAAAGAATTAACACAAATTGAAGAAACAATTAGCAATCTTGAAAGTTACACTGAAAAAGTTAATAGTGATCTTGATGAATTAATATTTAGTGAAGAAGAAAGAACTCTATTCCAATTTGAACCAGAAGATTTAGATGTTGATGATACAATGTTTGAAAACGTTACACTATCATCTGGAATTGATCAAGAAACTAGCACGATGGATGCTTTAAAATTCTTAGATGATGTTGAAGATAAATATGAAAGTATACTAACTCTTGATTTAGATGATGATAATGAAGTAAGTTCAACAATCGATGCTTTAAAATTCTTAGATGATGTTGAAGATAAATATGAAAGTATACTAAATCAATCATTAAAAGATGAAACATTAGAAGAAACTGAAACTGATTCAACAATGGATGCTTTAAAATTTCTAGATGATGTTGAAGGAAAATATTCAGATTTATTTGAATCAATGGATGATGATGAATTAGGTACAATTGATAACTTAAATTGACATTCTGATGATGATGTCGACCAAATAGATATAATTAAACTTGATCATATAGCTAAAGTTGGAGAAATTATAGATTACAACAACACACAATATGTTGTTGTTGGTATGAGTGAAAAAACAAACGACTTAGGTGAAACAATTGAAACAGTATTAGTTAGCGAAAATGGAGATATAGATAACTCTATTGAATTAGTAATTGAAATAAAATAA